A segment of the Promicromonospora sukumoe genome:
CGCTGCGACAGCCAGGTGGTGCCCAGGCCGATCGGGATCACCAGGATCACGAAGCCGACGGCGAACAGCAGGAAGATCGCGACCATGAGGTCGGGCCGGAATTCGATCATGGTCCTCATCAGTGACGACGTCTCGGTCGCGACCGAGGCCGCCACGGCGACGGTCGAGTTCTTCAGCAGCGCGATGAGCGTGTTGCCCAGCGGGGCGATGGCGCCGCGGAAGGCCTGCGGGAGGATCACCATGCGTGCCGCCGGCAGGAACGAGAGCCCGATCGCGCGCGCCGCCTCGGCCTGTCCTACCGGCACGGTGTTGACGCCGGACCGGATCGCCTCGCAGACGAACGCCGCGTGGTAGACGGCCAGCCCGAGCACCGCGTACCAGTAGAACGTGGTGTTGAGGTTCTCCGAGAGGGAGAGCCCGAGCTGCGAGAACAGCACGAGGTAGGTGAACGTGAGGATGATCGTCAGCGGCGTGTTCCGGAAGATCGTCACGTAGGCGGTGCCTGCCCACTGCAGCGAGGCGATCGGTGAGATCCGCATCAGCGCGAGCACGGTACCGAGGAACAGGGACAGCAGCGCCGCCCAGAACGTGAGCTGGATGTTGACCCAGAACGCGCCCAGGACGTCGTACTGAGTGAAGAGCTCGGCGAACCCGGAGAAGAAGTCGTCCACGGTCACCTTTCAGGGATAGGTCAGGGGCGTCGTACGACACCGGTCGGCGACGCCGGACGTGGCTGACGCCGGGCCGACCGCGCCCCGGGGGAGGCAGTCGGTCCGGCGTCAGGCACTGTGGTCAGGCGAGGTACTGCAGGGTCACGCGCAGGCGTCCGGCGTCGGCGGGTTCAGGTCCGCGTTCGGGGTGTAGTCGGCGCCCTCGGTGTTCTCGGCGACGAGCTGCTCCCACGTGCCGTCCTCGATCATCTCGGTGATCGCGGCGTTGACGTCCTCGCACTGGTCCGAGTCCTTCGGGAGGCCGACGCCGTAGCGCTCCTCGGAGAAGGGCGCGCCGACGACCTTGAACTTGCCGGCGTTCTCCTCGGTCGCGGCCAGGCCGGCGAGGATGATGTCGTCCGTGGTCACGGCGTCGACAGCACCGGAGCCGAGAGCGGTGGCGCACTCGGCGTAGCCGCCGCGCTCGACGAGCTGCACGCCCTCGGCGTACTCCGTCTTGATGTTCTCCGCGGAGGTCGAACCGGTGACCGAGCAGAGGTTCTTGCCCTCCAGGTCCTCCGGGCCGGTGATGTCGGTGTTGTCCGAGGCGACCAGGAGGTCCTGGCCGGCCACGAAGTACGGGCCTGCGAAGGAGATGAGCTCCTTGCGCTCGTCCGTGATCGAGTAGGTCGCGAAGATCATGTCGACGTCGC
Coding sequences within it:
- a CDS encoding amino acid ABC transporter permease, encoding MDDFFSGFAELFTQYDVLGAFWVNIQLTFWAALLSLFLGTVLALMRISPIASLQWAGTAYVTIFRNTPLTIILTFTYLVLFSQLGLSLSENLNTTFYWYAVLGLAVYHAAFVCEAIRSGVNTVPVGQAEAARAIGLSFLPAARMVILPQAFRGAIAPLGNTLIALLKNSTVAVAASVATETSSLMRTMIEFRPDLMVAIFLLFAVGFVILVIPIGLGTTWLSQRLAVKR
- a CDS encoding glutamate ABC transporter substrate-binding protein, whose translation is MRKHTMGLLAMAAASTLALSACGGGEVGAPTGEDTAAGGGDTIRIGIKYDQPGLGLQDGDSFTGFDTDVARYVAGKLGYSEDQIQFVETISANRETALQNGDVDMIFATYSITDERKELISFAGPYFVAGQDLLVASDNTDITGPEDLEGKNLCSVTGSTSAENIKTEYAEGVQLVERGGYAECATALGSGAVDAVTTDDIILAGLAATEENAGKFKVVGAPFSEERYGVGLPKDSDQCEDVNAAITEMIEDGTWEQLVAENTEGADYTPNADLNPPTPDACA